In the genome of Streptomyces sp. NBC_00190, one region contains:
- a CDS encoding PIG-L family deacetylase, with translation MSLASRTRIAALLAALTVGAAGVTTWAYGYGTTQEPGALEVVLRPSVTEGTALQVVAHPDDDLFFMNPDLSRSISTGVKVTTVYLTSGEADGRNEAHSPHLEDPAGPADRAAYAEARQNGIRAAYAEMATGERTSVWQRTSVPTAGGGSAEVDVLVARPEVNLVWMQLREARSISGDNPDSLRGLWDGRVPALGAQLTSGTPVKPWFSYTKDQAVEAIASVFAMYRPTTIRTQDPTPGRTQGGGVFLDHQDHIYGARFVQAAAERYAKTTDRPHFSVQNYVSYPNSSLPPTLDPQAAAEKLGYLKTYAWTDHQDWCGSPAGCGDRKTATRPTGAGWNQTIRYSRGDGTSWMAEGASGRLWAFAALDGRMAYWTRSGPKAPWQGPQFLPGDGIDAGATTARLPDGRIAVFGTRTTLGTTPQEYGRDLVYAVQAAPDGAFGPWQSLGTPDKVDISGTSAISAPSVAVDPAGRMTVYVRDSLRTLHARAQAAPDGTFEAWQALGGAGLQGDPVTATDGAGRRHVYAATDRTVLAWVQPAPDAPLSGPFPTGLPATTGPLSASPQGDGVRLYFRHPGTGTVGTSLATAGSPAPTFSPVTEVGGEGGYGAVGVAGQVLAGRAGVGTVGISGPDDAPSWYESQMLYTGAPAAVAEPDGTAVAAALGLDAGLHVTTAPPAGSAPPGSRPPSSPWHRAVRPPAIAQAARAAAVWQP, from the coding sequence ATGTCCCTGGCCAGCCGCACCCGCATCGCTGCCCTGCTCGCCGCGCTCACCGTCGGCGCCGCCGGGGTGACGACCTGGGCCTACGGATACGGGACCACACAGGAGCCGGGCGCCCTCGAGGTGGTCCTCCGCCCGAGTGTGACCGAAGGCACGGCCCTCCAGGTCGTCGCGCACCCCGACGACGACCTCTTCTTCATGAACCCCGACCTGAGCCGCTCCATATCCACCGGCGTCAAGGTCACCACCGTCTACCTGACCTCGGGCGAGGCCGACGGCAGGAACGAGGCCCACAGCCCGCACCTGGAAGACCCGGCGGGCCCCGCCGACCGCGCCGCCTACGCGGAGGCCCGGCAGAACGGCATACGGGCCGCCTACGCGGAGATGGCCACGGGCGAGCGCACCAGCGTCTGGCAGCGCACGTCCGTACCCACCGCCGGCGGCGGGAGCGCCGAGGTGGACGTCCTCGTCGCCAGGCCCGAGGTCAACCTGGTGTGGATGCAGCTGCGCGAGGCGCGCAGCATCTCCGGCGACAATCCGGACAGCCTCCGCGGACTGTGGGACGGCAGGGTTCCCGCGCTGGGCGCCCAGCTGACCTCCGGAACGCCGGTCAAGCCCTGGTTCTCGTACACCAAGGACCAGGCCGTGGAGGCCATCGCATCCGTCTTCGCGATGTACCGGCCGACCACGATACGGACGCAGGACCCGACGCCCGGCCGGACGCAGGGCGGCGGCGTCTTCCTCGACCACCAGGACCACATCTACGGCGCCCGGTTCGTGCAGGCCGCGGCCGAGCGCTACGCGAAGACCACGGACCGGCCGCACTTCTCGGTCCAGAACTATGTGAGCTACCCCAACAGCTCGCTGCCCCCGACGCTCGACCCGCAGGCGGCCGCGGAGAAGCTCGGGTACCTCAAGACCTACGCCTGGACGGACCACCAGGACTGGTGCGGCAGCCCCGCCGGCTGCGGCGACCGCAAGACCGCCACCCGGCCCACCGGCGCCGGATGGAACCAGACGATCCGCTACAGCCGGGGCGACGGCACCTCCTGGATGGCCGAGGGCGCCTCCGGCCGGCTGTGGGCCTTCGCCGCCCTGGACGGCCGGATGGCGTACTGGACGCGCAGCGGCCCCAAGGCCCCCTGGCAGGGGCCCCAGTTCCTCCCCGGTGACGGGATCGACGCGGGCGCGACGACGGCGCGGCTCCCCGACGGCAGGATCGCGGTCTTCGGCACCCGCACCACCCTGGGCACCACGCCCCAGGAGTACGGGCGCGACCTCGTCTACGCCGTCCAGGCCGCGCCCGACGGCGCCTTCGGCCCGTGGCAGTCGCTGGGCACCCCGGACAAGGTCGACATATCCGGCACCTCGGCGATCAGCGCGCCGTCCGTCGCCGTCGACCCCGCGGGCCGGATGACCGTGTACGTACGCGACTCCCTGCGCACCCTGCACGCCCGCGCACAAGCGGCCCCGGACGGCACCTTCGAAGCGTGGCAGGCCCTGGGCGGCGCCGGCCTGCAGGGCGACCCGGTCACCGCGACCGACGGGGCGGGGCGGCGCCACGTGTACGCGGCCACGGACCGGACCGTGCTGGCCTGGGTCCAGCCGGCCCCGGACGCCCCGCTCAGCGGCCCCTTCCCGACGGGGCTGCCGGCGACGACCGGTCCGCTCTCGGCGAGCCCGCAGGGCGACGGCGTCCGCCTGTACTTCCGCCACCCCGGGACGGGCACCGTCGGTACGAGCCTGGCCACCGCGGGCTCGCCCGCGCCGACGTTCTCCCCGGTCACCGAGGTGGGCGGCGAGGGCGGCTACGGCGCCGTCGGCGTCGCGGGCCAGGTACTCGCGGGCCGCGCGGGCGTGGGCACGGTCGGTATCTCGGGCCCGGACGACGCGCCGTCCTGGTACGAGTCACAGATGCTCTACACGGGCGCACCGGCGGCCGTGGCCGAGCCGGACGGCACGGCCGTCGCCGCAGCGCTCGGCCTGGACGCCGGTCTGCACGTGACGACCGCTCCCCCGGCCGGGTCCGCGCCGCCCGGCAGCCGCCCGCCCTCCTCCCCGTGGCACCGGGCGGTCCGGCCTCCGGCGATCGCGCAGGCCGCGCGCGCGGCGGCCGTGTGGCAGCCCTGA